From the genome of Procambarus clarkii isolate CNS0578487 chromosome 83, FALCON_Pclarkii_2.0, whole genome shotgun sequence, one region includes:
- the LOC123768678 gene encoding uncharacterized protein codes for MLSTSSLSTTSLSKMVTKVTLATVVVIMLAAPAHTFFLDNLLEDVEEAIYTTIVKPAGGVLLGGGTGVVYNALSFHFLHPYIERIGSSVISQAVYAISGVVQAIGTIIVEIVTAFIFIIIEIITAVIEVKIQVVYYAFRLLTSFIIPGVGRDFKEGDEVVDNGRHTRSANESVTVSRHHELELNNLKQEFESATQHDSKQCLPLVFCDIYANTDDHVFIHEAIFRKAFRSYFAKKSIPDWAKQYVRAADIGVITKSSASCRESYPLCRFSAYYLRKLIAKAMNAIG; via the exons ATGCTATCTACCTCATCactatccaccacatcactttcaaaAATGGTGACGAAGGTGACTTTAGCGACTGTAGTGGTGATAATGCTGGCcgcaccagcacacaccttcttttTGGACAACCTACTTGAGGACGTCGAAGAGGCAATCTATACCACAATCGTCAAGCCTGCTGGAGGAGTCTTACTTGGGGGCGGCACCGGAGTAGTGTACAACGCTCTCAGCTTCCATTTTCTCCACCCATACATAGAGAGAATAGGGTCGAGTGTGATCTCTCAAGCCGTCTATGCCATCAGCGGGGTCGTACAAGCCATTGGAACTATTATAGTGGAAATCGTTACAGCGTTCATCTTTATAATAATAGAAATCATCACGGCGGTTATAGAGGTGAAGATACAAGTAGTATATTACGCCTTTAGGCTTCTAACGTCGTTTATCATTCCGGGAGTTGGCAGAGATTTTAAGGAGGGCGACGAGGTGGTTGATAACGGCAGGCACACACGCTCCGCTAATGAGTCAG TAACAGTGTCGAGACACCATGAATTAGAACTCAATAATCTGAAGCAGGAGTTCGAAAGTGCAACTCAACACGACTCTAAACAATGTCTTCCTCTTGTGTTCTGCGACATCTATGCCAACACTGATGACCACGTCTTCATTCACGAAGCAATATTTAGGAAAGCCTTCAG ATCCTACTTTGCCAAGAAATCAATTCCGGATTGGGCAAAACAATATGTTCGTGCAGCTGACATAGGAGTCATTACAAAATCTTCGGCTTCCTGTAGAGAATCATATCCATTATGTCGCTTCTCTGCATACTACCTGAGGAAACTCATTGCTAAAGCAATGAATGCAATAGGCTAG